Proteins encoded by one window of Rutidosis leptorrhynchoides isolate AG116_Rl617_1_P2 chromosome 7, CSIRO_AGI_Rlap_v1, whole genome shotgun sequence:
- the LOC139857079 gene encoding peroxisome biogenesis protein 5-like: MAMRELVTGGANCNPSSSSNPLGALANALIGSSSQKERLQEIPTSTLNTSGNNLYSGAGEPLSALPGSELEHPLQHDNSGFVNGFRSANDNRLSEVWDGIQNPQIPHFHPGQPQLQPELNGPPQRVLSSFLHSFVNSSNGGVPFGPTQLPVLGLSEGDKRCIRDRSSIMARHIFADKPEEFINGQVNALLSSLEIDNQGLARGPMRGSYPELEQYWGESQAMVPGPRGADGWADEFAQHRVGQSDPNSWALSFERLHGAGGWASEFEHEQAQMTSVDRMAGANIPSLAAMEQTRMLAHTLAQNSNPKFQNSKFLQFVSKMSRGELTIEDNQVKPGNGDWANEYQQQYNAGPSSWADQYAHEQVSRGPDRWADEFANERVHHGPVNDQWVDEFSKLQVNDWADEFGRQVGEGILGDDSSDNWASAYDEYLNEQAVMKQKADSSRGVYVFSDLNPYVGHPDPLKEGQELFRKGLLSEAVLALEAEVLKNPDNAEGWRLLGVAHAENDDDQQAIASMMRAQEADPSNLEVLLALGVSHTNELEQQAALKYLYSWLRNHPMYGKIAPPELSDSLYYADVARTFNEAAVMSPEDADVHIVLGVLYNLSREYDKAIEAFQTALKLKPRDYSLWNKLGATQANSVQSADAIYAYQQALDLKPNYVRAWANMGISYANQGMYEDSIRYYVRALAMNPKADNAWQYLRISLSCASRNDMMEACDSRNLDVLQKEFPL, from the exons GAAAGGTTGCAGGAGATTCCTACGTCAACACTCAATACTTCTGGCAACAATCTTTATTCGGGTGCCGGAGAGCCCTTATCAGCACTTCCCGGTTCAGAATTGGAACATCCTCTGCAACATGATAACTCAGGTTTCGTAAATGGTTTTCGTTCTGCAAATGACAACAGACTTTCTGAAGTCTGGGATGGGATACAAAATCCTCAGATTCCTCATTTCCATCCAGGCCAACCCCAGCTTCAACCAGAGTTAAATG GTCCACCTCAAAGAGTACTGTCAAGTTTTCTGCATTCATTTGTTAACAGTAGTAATGGTGGTGTTCCATTTGGTCCTACTCAACTGCCAGTATTGGGTTTGTCCGAAGGGGACAAACGGTGCATACGTGACCGAAGTAGTATTATGGCTCGGCATATCTTTGCTGACAAACCCGAAGAATTCATCAATGGCCAG GTGAATGCTCTGTTATCTTCTTTAGAAATCGATAATCAAGGGTTGGCGCGGGGCCCGATGCGTGGAAGTTACCCAGAGCTGGAACAATATTGGGGTGAGTCTCAAGCCATGGTTCCTGGACCACGTGGTGCGGATGGTTGGGCCGATGAATTTGCCCAACACAGAGTAGGACAAAGTGACCCTAATTCTTGGGCACTTTCCTTTGAACGACTACATGGTGCTGGTGGCTGGGCTTCTGAATTTGAGCAT gAGCAAGCTCAGATGACGTCTGTGGATCGAATGGCAGGTGCAAACATACCATCATTGGCTGCAATGGAGCAGACTCGAATGCTAGCACACACTTTAGCCCAGAATAGTAATCCTAAGTTTCAG AATTCGAAATTTCTTCAATTTGTTTCAAAGATGAGTCGAGGGGAATTGACTATTGAGGATAACCAAGTTAAGCCTGGAAATGGGGACTGGGCTAATGAATATCAACAACAATATAATGCTGGTCCGTCTTCTTGGGCAGATCAATATGCACATGAACAG GTTTCTAGGGGTCCTGATAGGTGGGCTGATGAATTTGCTAATGAACGTGTGCATCATGGCCCAGTAAATGATCAGTGGGTCGATGAATTTTCCAAATTGCAAGTAAACGATTGGGCAGATGAATTTGGGCGCCAGGTCGGTGAAGGGATTCTGGGTGACGATTCTTCTGATAATTGGGCAAGTGCATACGATGA GTACTTAAATGAGCAAGCTGTCATGAAACAGAAAGCCGATAGTTCAAGGGGCGTATATGTCTTTTCTGACTTAAACCCTTACGTTGGGCATCCCGATCCTCTAAAAGAAGGTCAAGAACTGTTTCGTAAAGGTCTTTTAAGTGAAGCTGTTCTTGCTTTAGAGGCCGAAGTTTTAAAAAACCCTGATAACGCTGAAGGTTGGAGATTACTTGGTGTAGCGCATGCCGAAAATGACGATGACCAACAG GCAATTGCTTCTATGATGCGTGCACAGGAAGCTGACCCATCGAACTTGGAAGTCCTTCTTGCCCTCGGAGTCAGCCATACAAATG AATTGGAGCAACAAGCGGCATTAAAATATTTGTATAGTTGGTTACGCAACCATCCTATGTATGGGAAAATCGCCCCTCCCGAGCTTTCAGACTCGCTCTATTATGCAGAC GTTGCTAGGACATTTAATGAGGCAGCTGTTATGTCACCGGAGGATGCAGATGTACACATAGTACTAGGTGTATTGTATAACTTATCAAGAGAATACGATAAAGCCATTGAAGCGTTTCAGACAGCTTTAAAGCTCAAGCCAAGAGATTACTCGTTATGGAATAAATTGGGGGCGACGCAAGCAAATAGTGTTCAGAGTGCTGATGCAATATACGCATACCAACAG GCGTTGGATCTGAAGCCCAATTATGTTCGTGCATGGGCCAACATGGGTATTAGTTATGCGAATCAG GGTATGTACGAGGACTCGATTCGTTACTATGTTCGTGCACTAGCAATGAATCCAAAGGCAGATAATGCCTGGCAATACTTGAGAATATCATTAAG TTGTGCTTCAAGGAATGATATGATGGAAGCTTGTGACTCCCGAAATCTTGATGTTCTTCAAAAAGAATTTCCATTATAA